Within Pecten maximus chromosome 15, xPecMax1.1, whole genome shotgun sequence, the genomic segment cgctaaacaaaataaacgaaAATAGAATATGTCCAGAAACTAATGttgttatgacctcatgaatattgatataataaattTTATTCCATAAAGGAACGCCCATGCCTTCGCGGTTCATTTTCCTATAATGCAGTGGACGTGCATCTGAAACGGGATGCAGTTTCATTCTTATTACAACATTTACGTCCTTACCCGTTACCGATAATAATTATTATGGACGCATTTCCAAGAACCCCTGGAATGTAGAAATGGCGGAACAGCCCATAGTGCGTGTTCCTTTGTGTTTTcttatgcatgtacatgtacattgtcatatatctatatatcatatcacaAATGTCGCcatttgtaaatacatgtaccattgtATACAAGTTCAGAAAAAGGACGTTTACAAGTTAAACATGTACAACTTGTGTCCAAATtcctttttaatattttcaaatgaagaTAAGTTCAAACTAAAACTCCCTTTCCCGCGACAGCAACTTTTCACGCGCTTTTTCCTGGAGCGGAGACTTTAAATAAGGTCCATGGAAAACAGCTagcgtaaaaaaaaaaagattttatcaTGCTCGGTTCAAACATGTTCTTCTGTTGCGCTGTTCTTGTCCAAAGCAGACTCGGAATGATTGTCGTTATTGTTAATGGTATGGTTTGTTTACTACGTCATACCGCGGAGGCGTGTCTGGAGTGATGCGGtcgataatgataatatacGATTGTTTGTACAAGCATATATTAAGAATACCAATCGTTTTCCATAAACTGTCAAAGCTAAAAATAACTGTAAAATACTATGTATAGTAAAATTAGAAgtgatttatttacaatttgCATACAATAACTTATTTATTCAATGTTTTGTACTTAATGATTACGGTACATTAATTATTCTTTGTATTCactttattaaattttacaagTACTAGTTACAAACTCATTTAATTCTATGCCATACTAAGTTGGtgttatttatgtttatatatatgttaaatatcaaatgaataacTAGTGCTGATAAAGGAATTAAGGATTGTGAATCTACACCAGAGTATGATAATGTTAAGTTTTCTGCTCTatctaaatatatgtatatatcaaatttccACATAAAATGCTGCCatgtatttaccattgtataatAGTTTATGAAAGAGGACGTTACtgagttgtataacttgtgtccaatttcatttgaatttttcgTATTACGAttgctgtacatgtatatacatatatgtactgtgCTGGATGAGAACCCAGATGCATGCATGCTATCGCTAATTAACTAACCTGTTTAAAGGGGCGGAAACTGATCGACTTGTGTTGTACCTTTTTCTAACAAGTTTATTTGATTCTGTCCGAAAGTTCTAAAAAGTTATACATTATGTTAATTTCAAGATAACAATACTGCGATGACTTTTTCTATAACTTCTCGTCCAAACGAGTGTCAAGATTAAATTCGTATCACGCTCGTATTCATATTTATTTCGGTCCATAGCAACCGCAAAAGAgctatgtttatatatagtagtacTACAGTGTCaatgttaatatattatatgttatacacgtccctgatattaatataatatcTTAAACTTGAAATATACTTTACATGTTTTAGTGGATACTCAACTATATAACGGTACAGTTAATGCCCAATGCATAAAATTCACAGCATAATATGTATTTGATAGATGTAGATTTTTGTTAATGTCAACATTTCATAGTCATGGTCAGTTGAGCGATTGACCACTCGAGGTTTAACGAGATTACAGGTAAGTCTCACCTGTCCGATTATCCTGTTATCACGTCACGCGACTACTCAAATTGTAAGAGCACGGATAAATTGCTTTAAACTACCGTTAATCGCTGATAACCATTATCATCAGCTTTGAATTCTTGACTTATTTCTATATACCAAAGACAGCCTCCAGACATTAAGAATTAAGCCTGCCATGTTGATGTCAACGCCCGAAGAACAAAGCTGACTTTAAAGACACAGTCATCCCCAATATTCGATGTGAAGTGTCCCTTTTTgacgaaaaaaaaatcttgcctcatttaaagggacattcttTCGTTCGGACACCAGAAACATGCACAGTTTCtgttgatgaaatctatgtcaaaAACGATGATTATATAAGTGTTTTTGCCTGCAAGTATTGAAATTAatgccgaaatgtacaggaaaaggCGCATCGTATGCAAATGTCCTATGTCTGTGCGGTAATTATTAATTCgtcgggtcgaattaagattTATCAGGACgtaatactcgaagaactttggttttaTCTTGAAAGTTAAACTGCCATATTAATGTGAAGATTATAAATTGTACTACTTGCAAAAAATACCTATTTTACAATAAGCTTATTTTTGACGACCTAAAcgttattcaaacgaaggaatgcaactttaaattgttttcgtaTTACAACACAATGCACACAATTCAGCAggtaatacatttgtatctgaAGTAGGCAACAGCGCTCTGAAAAGAAACCATTTGTTTTCTGCACGTAtttaacacatacatacaaatgtccCCGCCAGTTATATTTTGTTCTCTGTTTTACTGCTCTAGCAACTTCCCTTAGATCAATTTTCCCTAAAATGAATTGTTTCTGCTACAATCAATGTTCTTGGTTACCTTCTACATTCTCGTTCCTATTTTCCTACCGCAGGAACACCAAGGAACACAAAGTGCTCCGCATGACAAGGACACGCGTCTATTTGACCCTTGACCTTGTTGAGAACTGGTGTTAATGCCATCACGAGGACGCGAGCAAACAGACGATACAGACCTGGGAGGGTAACGGTTATTAAATTCTCACAAATCGTGACTTTTGTTTAGTCACTGACCATCATGTCTACTGACCTACGTACTTGACCGTGTGTTTTGGTCAGTTATACCGGCCAAGAGTAAATAGCTGGTCCTCTCAAGTCAAGGGATACACATCCTTTCGTcgaaaaataagaaaatctcCATGAAACAAATTAAATAGATGAATTTTCTACATGTATCGCCATAGCCAGAAGAAATCTCGAAAATACCTTTTAGatatgttttatacatgtatgtatacccTAATACCAATTTAATTGATCTGATGATAAATACAGTTTatacatataagtatataagCTTAATCTAGGCGATGACGTCATATTCATTTTCATCAGCACTTTTTGTTCAAAGTTTGTCCTTATCTAATCGATTTTGAATTATGACAATTCGTTTTCCTGTTGGTGTCCTCAATTTGTCCTCTgaatctttttgttttattttttatatatgtatataaatacatataccatAATTTTGCGGAATATACATCACAAGCGGTCAACATCAATAATTTATGAATATGTTAAGTTTCAAAATCGACTACTTTTGTAATAAACAGGTTTGAGTTGTTAGGATGGGAGGATTGGCGGTGAGGATATGGCCATAGCACCTGTTTGATTGTGTCGTAAGCCGACAAACGAATCATATTAACAAAATTTCTACCCCCATACAAACGCAAAACGTTATTGAATCCAAGTGTTATTTACCTAAAAACTTACACAGGAAAttaagaaaatttgaaaattaaaaagatcTCTAAAGAAATACACTCATGGCAACTGATTTTAAGAGAAATTAAATGCCTGTTCAAATGCGACCATCAATATCGCGCTCATTCAGGCGTTTTACAAAGCCCTATCCACTGCTAAATCAAATTGACTTAACACCGTAAATGTTGACTTTCTGTAACAATTACTCCGACCGGCTTCCCGTCCCGTCTACAATGGTTCTTGTGTATACGGCAAAGCTATTTAACAGATACTAAAGGCTGCTCAATGGCGGATAAAGTActtgtattgtgttatattgtattgtgATGAGGCTGCTCTTCACGACTTTATTTACGAAACGATGTTTTCGTATTTCAGTTCTGAGCCTAGCTCCACATCACAGTGGTGTGTCATATGATGATGTATTGCTACTATGGCTGGCCTGGCGTACTGACTTTGTTTGTATACCACTATATTACATATAGGTATTATTTACAACAAACAACATGTATCCGTTGGCAGTTTACAGCTTTATAAATGCCTCGGCGTTCGTATAACGGCAGGGCACACCAACAATAATAAAAGTTGCAAGGCCCAGGGGTTCCGTAAACTTCTAAAACCTTCGAGAAAATGTGACATACAGTTATGCAAATCGAAAGTAGgaatataggtacatgtatatcataaataaaaatatatacctgATTCTCAAATTTGTTATACGTAGTCACCGCATCACTACAAACGCCCTTACTCCAACAGCCTATCGTCATCTAATATTTGGAGATTTAACAACTTATCGTGTTGAGCGAGGCCTGGATAGACGCCATCAAAACATATGCAGAATAAGCTACATGAACATTCATACCTCAATAAATACAGTTTGTTATGCTCAATTAGATCTGTTTGCAGCGtttatcaccccatgaacagccaaGGGCATTCTGAAGAggggtttccttgtagtagttgatgactacctcattgaacaacatacagAAGGATTTATAAGAAAGAAAGTAATGTATACAACTGGTAAACGTATCAATTATCAGATTGATTGatagattgattgattgattgattgattgattgattgatttattatgTTGAACTGCCTAATGACAGCTATGACCATTTTGAGCATATTACGAGACTGAAAATCGGATCATACCAATCAGTAGAACTATGAATACGCACATTTCCCTCTCACATCTCGATTAGtcaaatacacatacacactaaatcacaatacaattGCATCTATCAGTAGGATTAGAAAATTAAGCTATAAGCGTATATCAATTCCTGACCTACCCATGTAAATAAAATTTCGCTTACTGACTCATATATGTCTGTCAATTGCTGTTAATTGACAAAAGATATTTCCATAAGATTCTATTTACTAAGTTTTTCACTATCGAATTATTGCCCACTTATACGAATAAGTGACATTTACAACAAGTGATTCCCTCTACACCCCTCCACTCTCCGCCAGCTTTCATTTTTCTTCCGAAAAAAGGAAAGGAGGGAGCCTAACGTATACAATGACTTTTAAAGTATTAACAAGAACACTTCAGGAACAAGTAAAAAAGCAAACTTTCTGAATAAACCCGTTCATTTAATTCTTCCTAGCCTTACGATCGTGaacaataatgatataattgACGGTACCGTTTGGCATTGAGAAGTAGTTAAAACGACAGATTTACAATGCCTTCACTTGACCTAAGTATACGCATGCGTGACAAATTGAAGAGACTCTTTAAGGCGCCACACTTTCTCCGTGAGTCAGTTTGTCTAATAAAGAAATGTAATATCCACGATTCCAACGAATTTCACAAAGGATGAACATTTGTCtgtatttttgaagtttttattgtaaattgttACCTAGCGTTCGCTCCCAGCACACGTGTCAATAGATAGGAGACAGCCCCACTTCAAACCCCCCTCCGACATATTGTGACGAATCTGACAATACACTGAACGATTTTGActtttaatattgaaaaataaacaaagaaaacatcAAAGCACAAAGTAATGCAATGtggttattgttatattgtggatattgtatttcagtttttttattttatatttctgcGATTTTTACCTTCATTAGCCAACACACGTACATCTGCAattcattttatcattttgaaaaatgatacaatatattgCCATCAATCTAATAATGTGATATcgacatatatgtacacattaaaGGGACAGGTATTGCAGAATTGTAATATATTTGCTGTCAAATATCTTCCAAATTGTAAGACAACCACCATTGTGTCGTCTATTTGGGAACAGGAAATTAACGAAATTACAGCCCTATCATTTCAAATGTTTGTGGCATTCTCTTCTCTCCTAGCTGTCTTTTGTCATTGAAAAATTCCTTGGGAACAAGCCACATAAACGTTTTATCCTGGTCGTCCAAAGTGTTGGAGAGAAGGCTTTTACTTACCGAGCTATTTCAACGCCAGTTCATTATTACCAAGTAACTGGTCTGAAACTGAAATCTGCCACAGTCAGACGCTTTGTTTTGGGACCGATACTATGACTACTATTACAGCTTGATACTCGGAAGTGCGCTCCGAATATTTGTGAGCCGATCAGAAAGTTTTGTTAATTGGGAGCGCGCTCCGAATATTAAGGCGCCCGCTCTGAGAATTTGGAAGCTGTCTGCACCCTCACACGTCTGCCTAAGCAATGAAAGTAATGGGTTCTGTCTGTAGACCGAGAGAAGTTATGAAAAATAGTCATGCTTCACCATACCTAACGCTCAACAACGAAGGAAGTGGTGATACATACAGTTTATGAATATCGGTGTCTCGCTACCATATCAAGgtttgatatttcagtgtggCCGCACTATAAAATTCATATCCATTGTGTGGCCAAATTATCTACGGTCGCCGTCATCATACGGCGGTATCATGACCATTACAAACACATCAAACAACAAACTGATCATCTCCAAACAAAATCTGTCTACAATCAAAAGCTCGAATAACAGAGTAAAGCTGTCATTAACAGGCAAACACGGTGATGGACACATTAATTTGGAATTTCATACATAGCGGATCACATGTTTGAAGTTATAGATTAAGATTGTTCAAGTCCATCCAGCCTGCCTGTCCGTCCAACCGTCACACTTAAGTTTCGTTCTATGATTACTTGAAGGGTTTAAGCATTTCGGGATAgaatatatttgttattgtttaaaatttcTGACACATATACCACTGGataaagtataatatttaatttattaccTTTAGAGTGGGGGCACCGATATGTTTAATTTCAAACTGTGTGATAATTCTCACAAATTCTCTTATTTATATTCGATGTCAAGTTCCTTCTCAAAAACCGAAATATCTAAAGGTAAAAAAGGACCAGGAGAGTAAATCcggatattttattattttgatatttcccTACCTGCCCAGTTTATACACGTATGCGTTTATATAACAATTGCCATGCATTAAATGACTGTTTTGTTCCCCATTAAAACGATAGCTTAGAACATTGATTAATCACAGAATTTTCACTTCGACGTTGGCTTTACAATTTCGACCTTATATATAGTACTCgatacttacattgtatattaatagatatatatttgtgatgtCATCAGTTAAACAGAGCAGAATTCGGATAAAGCAGGTGTTTTCTTTAACTTTAAATAATGGATAAACAGATTCAATGATATCCggagttgtgtgtgtgtttacgATATCCAGCCAGAATACAATATGCTTCATGTTGTTGACTTTCTAGCCTATCTAGGCTTTGACACATCGGTCTGTGTAAATCTCTCTGATAAGACATCGTATCTGTGATAATGAACACGCGACATACAGAGGCACGCGTCCCTTATAATTTACACACacgttatatacctgtacatacattttgtgAGTGAAACCACACCTCGTGTCAAATATAACGGTGTCACCCGTAGTCTCGGGCTGCTCCTAAGTAGCCGTCAAATCTATCACCAAACCGTCGTATCAACATTCATATCTTAATTCCACGATAACAGGTGGGAGGAGTCGTCACTTTTCAAATAGGCAAGGTTTAAAACCGCTATACTCATGACTAAAATTTCTCCAAATACTCAGATGGGAATGGGCGGAGCAACATATTTAAATTAATCGATTTAACAGGGTCTGACATATCGAACACGAATTGGAATTAAAGCTGACTGTATGCAGGTAGCGGGTTTACAGGTAGATAGTACTCAATTCGAACTTGAGCACGCGCCgctgttttgattggttgacgcGCCCGGTGCATCCACGTGTGTGTTGTTGACAGCGATCAGGATATTATAAACCGGCACTGCTTGCTATCGATATTATAACTCTCTGTTACATTAAGAGCAAGGTTGGATATGATAGTAAATTTGTCTGtcaattaatattgaatttaGATATCGTCGACACAGCAAATATTTACGAGTGTGtttatatacttacaatacCGAAGAGACAAAACCTTTACAAATATGGAGATGGATACGTACTTATATGGAATTGAAGACGACTTTTTGGACTTTTATGATCCGACAGTGGACTATGCAGATAGTTTAGAATCGCCTTGTTCTACGAATGAATCTGATTCGGAAAATTTCAATTTGGAACATTcctgtaaaacaaaacatagcAAGCGTCCAGTAAAAAGAATTCAGCAACGTTCTGCAGCAAATCAAAGAGAGCGAAGACGCATGAAATCAATCAACGATGCCTTTGACATCCTTAGAGACAGTATACCCACAAGTGTCAATGCTGACCGAAGGTTGTCTAAAGTTGACACTCTAAAATTAGCTATCAGATATATAAGTTATCTTGCGGACATGGTGGAAACCAGCAGCGAATATTCTCAGGACAGTCAGTACTCAAAAAACAACAGACCACAAGAGAAAGTCATCGTCCGGTGTCATTTTGACGGTAAGTTTTGaattattcatattttcaaaTGCATCTTTTATAAATTATGCCATTAGCAGTGATATATTGCCATTGTAAAGATtggtattttaatatatttttttttgcttcgGTTGTAAAAGCACGTGTCTTTTCGTTAGTTGTTAATGTACGGAGAAGCATTGAAATCAAAGTTGTAAGATTTATTTGTACGTTTGTTTCTAAACAAACGATTCAGCAACAGCGATGTGATCTGCAAGCATGCATATTTATAGTCTAAATTAACGTGTTCACATAGAAACACCTAAAATATAGCTCAGCATGTTCATATAACAAAGTCGTCAATGGTCTACCTAAGTGTGTTTACAACAAAGTCGCTTATGACCTTATTAAATGTGTTCACAACATAttcaaacattgttttaaaatgtgCTTTCAACACAAAGTTAGTTGTGAATAGCAAGATCATTAGTAGCGATATATATTGAATGCAGTTGATGATAACACCTGTTAAGACAATATTTTGCAAATGAAAAATGAttcaatgtaaaacaaaatatattcgagATCTTTCTCATTGAAATCAATTATACAATAGCGCTTTCTATACAATGCAGTATTGTGTCGCCCCACCCTCGTCTAAACGTACCTTATTGGGGCGCGTTAGAAATCTTTATGAATACAACAACAATATTAGGGTTGTATACTGATGATGAATCTTACCTAATGTGTTAATCAAATACTTTTATGTGGGGGTAATTGGTATTACtattaatacaaataataataaataaataaatataaataaataaataaataaatataaataaataaataaataaataaataaagtgttCATCTTATGTGTCAACAAAGTCTGTCATGAAATGATGTCTATAGAGAACAAATCTATACTGATAAGGCCGAAACCTTGAAGGACAGGATTGGTTTTCATGGTCACAAGTTTGCGTGTGTGTGATGGATATAGTCATATCTGGCACGAGTGGGCCACGCGCCATACTGTTCTGTTATATCCTCACCAGAAATCGAGCTAAGAATTATACTGAACTTAGCGGCAGTATGATGTCATTTATTACTGTTACGgtcattatattataaaacacTTATAGCAATACACGATACATTTATAACAAAGCAAAAACACAATAGATCTTAGAAGaaatacattgttgtttttTGTCTTGAAAACCTGGTATACTTTTCTGCACACCTAGTTGTtaataaatattgacatttagGTATTTGTAGACAATCGATTCTTATGAAAGTGTTGACTAAATTGGGGAACGCGTCCCACTCTTGTTTGAGAACCGTAAACCAAATGTTTCTTTATAATGTATCGATTTTATCATGTTAACAGTCTTTACAGTATGTGTTCAATTTAAATACccactataatacatatttacatttgctcaaGGGCTCACTGTTCAGTATTGAGTTCCTTTATCACAAGTAATGCACGTGTTGAGAAGATATTCCTAAACACCAATATCCGACTTCCGGGCttcttatatataaacatagttAAAGGTCCATGGATGAAATGTATTGATCCACATGATAGAAATTTATACTTCCGAGTCTGTTTCCTGAATTCTCTCTATCATTATTTGATAATGTACTAATTAAGATAAAGAAAGATAATGTAATTATAGAATATCAGTATCTCTTTTCCTTTATTGAATTGCATGCGACGtcattgattttgtttgatCCCGATATCTTTAATGGCGTTTATATAGCGATGACATCCTTTCGGATATTTGATAAGGAGATCGCCCATATTGCTAGATTTAAGGCAATCGGTGAACATTTTATTAATCGTCAACTCGTCTTAACTTTGTTGATAGGAGATATTGTCTAAAACAAGCCTaatatatattagaaatataaaaattgaaaacattaattttgggtatatttgaaattttccGCATCACGAAACTACCTAATCTTGTATCAAAACAAGCTTAATAAATACTAGAAATACTCAGAATACGAAAACACTGAACATTGTATGTTGATACACAGAAAGATTTATTTGAAATCTATAACGAAACTATCTTATCTTGTAGATTATGCCAGCCCGTCCGACGGTACGACGGATTACATGGGGCATTCCTTATCATGGGACCACGCAGACCAAGAACCGGTGCGAACTGTAGATAACAAACAATGCGCTAAAGTTTGGGTTCCAGGACATCCCTCAGAAACAGACTTATTAAACCTCTCGGCCACATATTCTGGTGACTATGGGACACTGTCGTGACAAATGGATGGTTCAAATCACAATGGGACAATCACGTGACGCTTAGATGGTTCAAAATCATTTTGGAACAATCTCTTGACGGTTAGATGGTTCTTATTACGAGAAACTCGGGTGACGGTTAGATGGTTCTTATTACGAGACACTTTCGTGACGGTTAGATGATTAAAAATCAGTTTGGGACACTCTTGACGGTTAGATGGTTCTAATTACGAGACACTTTCGTGACGGTTAGATGGTTCTTAGCACGTTCGGACACTGTCATGACGCTTAAATAGTTCTTATTATTATGAGACACACTCGTAACTGTTAGATGGTTCTCATCTGCGACGACGTGACAGGATTTTACGCTAACAACGAAAATGTAGTTATTCAATATGACAGATTTATGCAAATAATGGTTCCAGGATCTCAATTCACCTTATATTGTGAGCTCGTAATCGTGTTAAAGATGGCgaataataaatatttctattgtttatgCAAATAAGGATGGGGATGACATGGAAATGACATTACATCTGTTCGACAGATAATTTAAGTTCACGATTTCATGCATCATTTGACAAGAGGCTGGACCTCGAAATCATTGACCAATAATCGCACATGCTCAATAGTTCAATATCTTTATCTCTGTACGGATGTGTCAAGCTTATTGAATTCATATCAACAAGCGCAGAGACTTAGGAGGAACTTtgttattatcaatattatatatgaaatatctatattcacaattatttatatatttttatatgtacatgattCTATTTAAATCCATTAAATGGTAAAGATCAGTTCATGTGTTAACttatttttacaattaataTGATGCTAATTGAGTGTTTAAATATATTCGTTTTCCCTATTTATTACACATacaatagaatatatatatatatattatatatatatatatatatagtatttataCAAAGGTAAAACATTTTCTCACCTTTTCCACAACTTTagcattttacaaatatttctcaTGCTGTCTTGCGCACCCGTCCCTACCTCTCACTTCGAATACCCCTTTGCGTCTTAGCATGAACACCAAACTCCTCTGCCGTTTACAGTTACAATTGAACCATATTCTATATCATTCCCCTTGAACCATCCC encodes:
- the LOC117344258 gene encoding pancreas transcription factor 1 subunit alpha-like, which encodes MEMDTYLYGIEDDFLDFYDPTVDYADSLESPCSTNESDSENFNLEHSCKTKHSKRPVKRIQQRSAANQRERRRMKSINDAFDILRDSIPTSVNADRRLSKVDTLKLAIRYISYLADMVETSSEYSQDSQYSKNNRPQEKVIVRCHFDDYASPSDGTTDYMGHSLSWDHADQEPVRTVDNKQCAKVWVPGHPSETDLLNLSATYSGDYGTLS